Within Microterricola gilva, the genomic segment TCGGTGCGCGCATCGGCATGATCTTCAGCCTCTGCCTCGTCGCAGGCGGCCTCGTCTTCATCGGCCTCGGCAGCAGCGTGTTCGGGGTGCTTCCGGTCATCGTCATCGGCATGGCGATCTTCGGATTCGGCAACGGCTCTGTCGACGTCATGATGAACGTCGAGGGCGCGGCCGCCGAGCGCGAGATCGGCAAGACGCTGATGCCGCTCATGCACGCCTTCTTCAGCTTCGGCACGATGGCCGGAGCGGCGCTGGGCGCAGGCGCATCGGCCATCCACCTGCCGGTCGCCGCCCACCTTGCCGCCATCGCGCTGCTCATCGTCGCCGCGGTGTTCGTTACGGTGCGCTTCATCCCGATTCGCGAGTCGGTCGGCGATGACCCGCACACGGCGGCGCCGCGCCAGCCGTGGGTCGCCCGCCTCCGCGAGAATCTCGCCGTCTTCGCCGACACCCGCCTGCTTCTGATCGGCGTCATCGTGCTCGGCACCTCGTTCGCGGAGGGTTCGGCGAACGACTGGATCGCCCTCGCGGTCGTCGACGGCCACGGCTTCGACAACACCACCGGCGCCATCGTCTTCGGCGTCTTCGTGACCGCGATGACCGTTGGCCGCGTCGCCGGAGGCCCGATCCTCGACCGCTTCAGCCGCGTGCCCGTTCTGCGGGCCTGCGCGGCGCTCGGCGTCGCCGGGCTCTCGCTGTTCATCTTCGGCGGCGGCAGCCTGCCCGTTGTCATCGTCGCCACCGTGCTCTGGGGCCTCGGCTGCGCGCTCGGCTTCCCCGTAGGCATGTCGGCGGCCGCGGATGACGAGAAGCACGCTGCGGCCAGGGTGAGCGCCGTCGCGATCATCGGCTACTGCGCCTTCCTGGCCGGCCCGCCGCTGCTCGGCTTCCTCGGCCAGCACTTCGGCATCCTGAACGCCCTGATCGTGCTGCTCGGCCTGCTCGTGCTCGCCGGGCTCTGCGCTCCGGCCGCCCGCGAGGCATCGCGCCGGGTTCCCGCCAACTAGCCACTCGTGTCCGTGCCGGGCCGGGCAGAGCCCGCGCGGCGCTCTGCGCCAGTTGCTGTGCTGTGCGCCGCAGCATGTGGCGCACAGCACTCACAGTGGCGCAGAGGGCGCGCCCGAGAGCACAGCACCCCAGCGTTTACACTCGTACGGTGCGCCTTGTCATTGCTACCTGTTCCGTCGACTACGCCGGCCGCCTCGCCGCCCATCTGCCGCTCGCGAAGCGCCTGCTGATGGTCAAGGCCGACGGCAGCCTGCTCGTGCACTCCGACGGCGGCAGCTACAAGCCGCTGAACTGGATGAGTCCGCCGTGCACGCTCTCGGCGAGCGAGCCGGACGAGGACCAGGCCGCGGCCGGCATCACCGAGCTCTGGACGGTCACGCACACCAAGACCGCCGACAAGCTCGTCGTCAGCATCTATGAGGTCGAGCACGACAGCGACCACCCGCTCGGCATCGACCCCGGCCTGCAGAAGGACGGCGTCGAGGCGCACCTGCAGAAGCTCCTGGCCGAGCAGATCGAGCTGCTCGGCGACGGCCACACCCTCGTGCGGCGCGAGTACATGACGGCGATCGGCCCGGTCGACATCCTGGCCAGGGATGCCGCGGGCGGCTCCGTCGCCGTCGAGCTCAAGCGCCGCGGCGACATCGACGGCGTCGAACAGCTGACCCGCTACCTCGAGCTGATGAACCGCGACCCGCACCTCGCCCCCGTGCAGGGCGTGTTCGCGGCGCAGGAGATCAAGCCACAGGCGCGCACCCTCGCCGAGGACCGCGGCATCCGCTGCCTCGTGCTCGACTACGACGCGATGCGCGGCCTCGACGACGGACACCACCGCCTGTTCTGAGCGCGCCCTCTGCGACACCCCGGCGCGAAACCCGAGCGAAAGCGGAGTTTCACAGCCGGGGAACCTAGTATGGCTCGGTGAGTACCCCGACTTTGACAACCGCGACCGCGCTGTGGTCCGCCATTCTCTTTGACCTTGACGGCACGATCACCGACTCGGCCCCTGGCATCACGGCCTCCCTCGCGCGCACCTTCGAGATCCTCGGGCGGCCCGTTCCGAATGACGCGGAGCTGCTCGCCTACGTCGGCCCGCCCCTGCTCGACTCCTTCCGTGAGCGCGCCGGCATGAGCGAGGAGCAGGCC encodes:
- a CDS encoding MFS transporter translates to MSESTSPSTRTPSAAVPASPRRGLVAWRNAVFTIFFLSGLSVASWVARIPAVRDDLQISLDTVGLVILGMSVGSIIGLTCSAAILARFGARIGMIFSLCLVAGGLVFIGLGSSVFGVLPVIVIGMAIFGFGNGSVDVMMNVEGAAAEREIGKTLMPLMHAFFSFGTMAGAALGAGASAIHLPVAAHLAAIALLIVAAVFVTVRFIPIRESVGDDPHTAAPRQPWVARLRENLAVFADTRLLLIGVIVLGTSFAEGSANDWIALAVVDGHGFDNTTGAIVFGVFVTAMTVGRVAGGPILDRFSRVPVLRACAALGVAGLSLFIFGGGSLPVVIVATVLWGLGCALGFPVGMSAAADDEKHAAARVSAVAIIGYCAFLAGPPLLGFLGQHFGILNALIVLLGLLVLAGLCAPAAREASRRVPAN
- the nucS gene encoding endonuclease NucS encodes the protein MRLVIATCSVDYAGRLAAHLPLAKRLLMVKADGSLLVHSDGGSYKPLNWMSPPCTLSASEPDEDQAAAGITELWTVTHTKTADKLVVSIYEVEHDSDHPLGIDPGLQKDGVEAHLQKLLAEQIELLGDGHTLVRREYMTAIGPVDILARDAAGGSVAVELKRRGDIDGVEQLTRYLELMNRDPHLAPVQGVFAAQEIKPQARTLAEDRGIRCLVLDYDAMRGLDDGHHRLF